A single Desulfuribacillus alkaliarsenatis DNA region contains:
- the mgtE gene encoding magnesium transporter, protein MVQLNHKNREEYIYYLLLALKNRDKEKFRKDFLNLHPTDQTEVFRELTKDKRSLVYEYILADELALIFEGLYADEQKIIMEELEDTYAAEMLNDVSADDLVDFLGEVSAQQSQEYLRKMDDIQAQNIKRLLSYKKDTVGSVMTTEYITAKDDETVEQILLRLRAEGLEAETIYYIYVLNQEKRLIGVVSLRELITKDPLTKVHDIMKSNVITLSALTSHRDAVTAIKDYDLLAVPVVDHEKRILGIVTVDDVLDILEEETDEDIEDMSAIRGTVDLEISPITAAKRRLPWLIILLFMGLFTGSIISSFEVTFISFAFLLLFVPMITDMAGNTGIQSLAVVIRGLATGKIRDQQIKQLLFRETLTGMIIGVICSVIAGVIVYLITLSTFYVLTITISLLVTLTFATVIGAIVPLIINRLRIDPAVASGPFITTINDILAILIYFSVATALIAYFS, encoded by the coding sequence ATGGTGCAATTAAATCACAAAAATCGCGAAGAATACATATACTATCTACTCCTTGCACTAAAGAATAGAGATAAAGAAAAATTTCGCAAAGACTTTCTAAATCTGCATCCAACAGATCAGACTGAGGTATTTCGTGAGCTAACCAAGGATAAACGCTCCTTAGTATATGAGTATATATTAGCAGACGAACTAGCTTTGATATTTGAGGGTCTATATGCTGATGAACAAAAAATCATAATGGAGGAATTAGAAGACACCTATGCAGCAGAGATGCTTAATGATGTGTCTGCTGATGATTTAGTCGATTTCTTAGGAGAAGTGTCTGCACAACAGAGTCAGGAATACCTGAGAAAAATGGATGACATACAAGCTCAAAATATTAAAAGATTGTTATCCTATAAAAAAGACACAGTAGGCTCGGTAATGACTACGGAGTATATAACGGCTAAAGATGACGAAACCGTCGAACAAATATTACTGCGTTTGCGCGCAGAAGGCTTAGAGGCGGAAACGATTTACTATATATACGTACTCAATCAAGAAAAACGTTTAATAGGTGTTGTGTCGTTACGAGAGCTAATTACCAAAGATCCATTAACAAAAGTACACGATATTATGAAATCGAATGTTATAACACTATCGGCACTTACTAGTCATAGGGATGCCGTTACAGCTATTAAAGATTATGACCTTTTGGCTGTTCCTGTAGTAGATCATGAAAAAAGGATTTTAGGAATTGTAACAGTTGATGACGTCTTAGATATTTTAGAGGAAGAAACTGATGAGGATATTGAGGATATGTCAGCCATTAGAGGGACTGTAGATTTAGAAATAAGTCCGATAACGGCAGCGAAACGACGACTCCCTTGGTTAATAATACTTTTGTTTATGGGTTTGTTTACAGGTTCAATTATTAGTAGTTTTGAAGTGACTTTTATTAGTTTTGCTTTTCTACTGCTTTTTGTTCCAATGATTACAGACATGGCGGGCAATACGGGTATTCAATCATTAGCGGTTGTAATTAGAGGTTTAGCCACTGGCAAAATAAGAGACCAACAGATTAAACAGCTATTATTCAGAGAAACTCTAACTGGCATGATAATTGGAGTTATATGCTCCGTTATAGCGGGTGTAATTGTATATCTAATAACTTTAAGTACTTTTTATGTTTTAACTATAACAATATCATTACTTGTTACTCTGACTTTCGCTACTGTCATTGGTGCTATAGTGCCGCTAATCATAAATCGATTACGAATAGATCCAGCAGTTGCCTCTGGGCCTTTTATTACAACAATTAATGACATACTGGCCATTTTAATCTACTTTTCCGTTGCCACAGCCCTAATAGCTTATTTCTCCTAA
- the mgtE gene encoding magnesium transporter, which yields MVKLDQHTVEQYTQLVIYALNGQNKGKFRELFLELHPTDQVELFSGFDEVQKALVVEYLTPEEFAEIFQGMESEDQKEVVRELEDGYASEMLSNMYTDDLVSFLGELEEQEAKDIIEQLDIEDAKEINEILNYEPDSAGSIMTTEYISICTSDTASKVMERLREQEPEAETIYYLYVVNQVEELVGVLSLRDLLFARLDQKIEDIMSTRIVSVNVKTDQEEVAKLIKKYDFLAIPVVKDDGKLVGIVTVDDVMDIIEEEVAEDFGEITATKGSSDVNISSFQAAKMRAPWILILMFLGLVTAGIIGQFEDTLATIVLLAAFIPMIMGSAGNTGTQALAVMVRSIAIGQVNRSTVRQLIRREFGTGIILGIICAIALLVIIPVAYFTYDAKFMLAFIVAFSLLCTLSIATMIGAIIPILINKLKIDPAVASGPFITTLNDIIGLLIYFYIATMFLEYL from the coding sequence ATGGTAAAACTTGATCAGCATACGGTTGAGCAATATACACAGTTAGTCATTTATGCATTAAATGGTCAAAATAAAGGTAAATTTCGTGAACTATTCCTAGAGCTGCACCCGACAGACCAAGTAGAATTGTTCTCTGGTTTTGATGAAGTGCAGAAAGCACTAGTGGTTGAGTACTTAACTCCTGAGGAATTTGCTGAAATATTTCAGGGGATGGAGTCTGAAGATCAGAAGGAAGTTGTTAGAGAGCTAGAAGATGGTTATGCATCAGAGATGCTAAGTAATATGTACACTGACGACTTAGTTTCTTTCTTAGGTGAACTAGAGGAACAAGAAGCTAAGGATATAATAGAACAATTAGATATAGAAGATGCCAAAGAGATTAATGAAATCTTAAATTACGAACCAGATTCTGCTGGTAGTATCATGACAACAGAATATATATCTATATGCACTTCGGATACAGCTAGCAAGGTAATGGAACGTCTACGTGAGCAAGAGCCAGAGGCTGAGACTATCTACTACTTGTATGTTGTAAATCAGGTAGAGGAATTAGTAGGAGTACTTTCTTTAAGGGATTTGTTATTCGCCAGATTAGATCAAAAAATCGAAGATATTATGAGCACTAGAATTGTATCTGTCAACGTTAAAACAGACCAAGAAGAAGTAGCTAAGCTAATTAAAAAATATGATTTTCTAGCAATACCTGTAGTCAAAGATGACGGCAAGCTTGTAGGGATTGTCACAGTCGATGATGTTATGGATATAATTGAAGAAGAAGTAGCAGAGGATTTCGGAGAAATCACAGCGACCAAAGGGTCTTCTGACGTTAACATATCATCATTTCAAGCAGCAAAAATGCGTGCTCCGTGGATTTTAATATTGATGTTCTTAGGTCTTGTTACGGCTGGAATTATCGGTCAATTTGAAGACACTTTAGCTACGATTGTACTATTAGCAGCTTTTATTCCGATGATAATGGGATCAGCTGGGAACACAGGAACACAGGCCCTTGCTGTAATGGTACGTAGCATAGCAATCGGTCAAGTAAACAGGTCTACGGTTCGGCAGTTAATACGCAGGGAATTTGGGACTGGGATTATCTTAGGAATCATATGTGCGATAGCATTATTGGTTATAATACCTGTCGCATATTTTACTTACGATGCTAAGTTTATGTTAGCATTTATAGTAGCGTTTTCACTACTATGTACCTTAAGTATTGCAACAATGATTGGAGCTATTATTCCAATACTAATTAACAAGCTAAAGATTGATCCTGCAGTTGCCTCAGGACCGTTTATTACCACACTTAATGATATAATAGGTTTATTAATATATTTCTATATTGCTACGATGTTCCTTGAATATTTATAA
- a CDS encoding UbiD family decarboxylase, which yields MYKNLEECILDLEKHGHLIRIKEEVDPYLEMASIQLKVYEAGGPALFFENVKGTKFGAVSNLFGTIERSKFIFRKTWDAAQNVVALRNDPMMALKNPFNHVRTGLAASNALPKKLSSSLPVGFQEISISDLPLIHHWPDDGGAFITLPQVYSEDPDKPGIMNSNLGMYRVQLNGNDYELNKDIGVHYQIHRGIGVHQAKASKKGEPLKVSVFIGGPPAHTLAAVMPLPEGLSEMTFAGLLAGRRFRYSYIDGYCISNDADFVITGDIYPRETKPEGPFGDHLGYYSLVHEFPVMRVHKVYARENAIWPFTAVGRPPQEDTSFGALIHELTGDAIQREIPGVKEVHAVDAAGVHPLLFAIGSERYTPYQQAKQPAELLTIANRILGSGQLSLAKYLFITAEDDKPLDTHKEEEFITYILERIDLHRDIHFQTNTTIDTLDYTGTGLNTGSKVIIAAYGDKKRDLCTEVPANLQGLDDFKNPKLVMPGVVAIEGPKFSTHADTETETQNLSNAIKEKGPMPTCPMIILCDDSQFISEDINNFLWVTFTRSNPSHDIHGVNGYYEYKHWGCDNIIIDVRTKPHHAPALIPDANVENNVKRFFAKGASLEGVL from the coding sequence ATGTATAAAAACTTAGAAGAATGTATTTTAGATTTGGAAAAGCATGGTCATTTAATAAGGATTAAAGAAGAGGTAGACCCTTATCTTGAAATGGCTTCTATTCAATTAAAAGTCTATGAGGCAGGCGGTCCTGCGTTATTTTTTGAAAATGTTAAAGGAACAAAATTTGGTGCAGTATCGAATTTATTCGGAACAATTGAGCGCAGTAAATTCATCTTCCGTAAAACCTGGGATGCGGCGCAAAATGTCGTTGCCCTCAGAAATGATCCTATGATGGCGTTAAAAAATCCTTTTAACCATGTGCGTACTGGACTAGCAGCGTCTAATGCTTTACCTAAGAAGCTATCTTCAAGTCTACCAGTAGGCTTTCAAGAAATCAGTATTTCAGATCTACCACTGATTCACCATTGGCCAGATGACGGTGGTGCATTTATTACGCTACCGCAAGTATATAGTGAAGACCCAGATAAACCAGGAATAATGAACTCAAATCTTGGCATGTATCGTGTACAACTAAATGGCAATGACTATGAGTTAAACAAAGATATAGGAGTACACTACCAAATTCATCGTGGTATCGGTGTCCACCAGGCTAAAGCTAGCAAAAAAGGTGAACCACTAAAGGTAAGTGTCTTCATCGGCGGACCACCAGCCCATACACTAGCTGCTGTTATGCCATTACCAGAGGGCTTAAGTGAAATGACCTTTGCGGGATTATTAGCTGGACGTCGCTTCCGTTATAGCTATATAGATGGCTATTGTATCAGTAACGATGCAGATTTCGTTATCACTGGTGACATCTACCCTCGGGAAACGAAGCCAGAGGGACCATTTGGAGACCATCTAGGCTACTATAGTTTAGTTCATGAGTTTCCGGTAATGAGAGTACATAAGGTCTATGCAAGGGAAAATGCCATTTGGCCATTTACGGCTGTTGGTCGTCCGCCACAGGAGGATACTTCTTTTGGTGCACTTATCCATGAGCTGACAGGGGATGCAATTCAACGTGAAATTCCAGGCGTCAAGGAAGTCCATGCCGTAGATGCGGCAGGTGTTCACCCGCTACTGTTTGCTATAGGAAGTGAACGCTATACACCATACCAACAGGCTAAACAACCAGCTGAGCTATTAACAATTGCCAACAGAATATTAGGCTCAGGACAGCTCAGCCTTGCTAAGTATTTGTTCATTACGGCAGAGGATGACAAGCCTTTAGACACACATAAGGAAGAAGAGTTTATTACTTATATATTAGAAAGAATCGATTTGCATAGAGATATCCATTTTCAAACAAATACGACGATTGATACGCTAGATTATACGGGTACAGGCTTAAATACTGGTAGTAAGGTCATTATTGCTGCATATGGTGATAAAAAGCGCGATTTATGCACAGAAGTACCAGCAAACTTACAGGGGTTAGATGATTTTAAGAACCCTAAATTGGTAATGCCAGGGGTAGTTGCAATCGAGGGACCGAAGTTCTCAACACATGCTGACACAGAAACAGAAACTCAGAACTTAAGTAACGCTATTAAAGAAAAGGGACCTATGCCAACGTGTCCAATGATAATATTATGTGATGATAGTCAGTTCATTAGTGAGGATATTAACAACTTCCTATGGGTTACCTTTACTAGAAGCAACCCTTCCCATGATATTCATGGTGTTAATGGCTATTATGAGTATAAACATTGGGGCTGTGATAATATAATTATTGATGTAAGGACAAAACCACATCATGCTCCGGCGTTAATTCCTGATGCAAACGTTGAGAATAATGTTAAGCGCTTTTTCGCTAAAGGGGCAAGCCTAGAGGGAGTGTTGTAG
- a CDS encoding lysophospholipid acyltransferase family protein, with amino-acid sequence MLRTVYFFTRFGLHLISTLHTSYKFNKLGKEGKLEEQKTFLDESAKAWGQYLVERTGSTIHVQGKDNIPDGPCLIISNHQSNFDIPILAGYLDKPLGFIAKKELGKVPIMSTWMKRVKCVFIDRQNPRQAIKALGEATNFLKEGHTLVIFPEGTRSKSAKMGEFKKGSLRIAEKSGVPIVPVTISGSYKIYEGNGSRVRPAEVNVIVGEPIYINQLTDEEKDQLLDNLRQQFQHNLDALQ; translated from the coding sequence ATGCTACGGACAGTATATTTTTTCACTCGTTTTGGTTTACATTTAATTTCTACATTGCATACATCCTATAAATTTAATAAGTTGGGCAAGGAAGGTAAGCTAGAAGAACAAAAGACTTTCTTAGATGAATCTGCGAAGGCTTGGGGACAATACCTTGTTGAACGGACTGGAAGCACAATTCATGTACAAGGTAAAGATAATATTCCTGATGGTCCTTGCCTAATAATCAGTAATCACCAGAGCAACTTTGACATACCAATATTGGCTGGCTATCTAGATAAACCCTTAGGATTCATTGCAAAAAAAGAGCTTGGTAAGGTTCCAATCATGTCTACATGGATGAAAAGGGTTAAATGTGTTTTTATTGACCGCCAGAATCCACGTCAAGCTATTAAAGCTTTAGGTGAAGCGACGAATTTCTTAAAGGAAGGCCATACACTCGTTATATTTCCTGAAGGAACCCGAAGCAAAAGCGCTAAAATGGGTGAATTCAAAAAGGGTAGCCTAAGAATTGCAGAGAAAAGCGGTGTGCCAATAGTACCTGTTACAATTTCAGGCTCGTATAAGATTTATGAAGGGAATGGCAGTCGCGTTCGTCCTGCAGAAGTAAATGTGATTGTTGGCGAGCCGATATACATAAATCAGCTCACTGACGAGGAGAAGGATCAACTACTAGATAACCTTAGACAGCAGTTTCAGCATAATTTAGACGCATTGCAATAG
- a CDS encoding ferritin family protein, translating into MSIKELEILKQAILIEKEGYEFYKMSAEQAKEEDVKAALLFLAEEEKQHQDWLCSLYQDINEKRDVRIDYSKLEVPEKTKQIFSWKNVSPESGSLAVSVFGIGVTMEKNAIDYYYKAMKETELPEAKALYEKLIVWESEHLDLFQKNYDLLKEDWWERQRFSPA; encoded by the coding sequence ATGAGTATAAAAGAATTGGAAATTTTGAAGCAGGCAATTCTAATTGAAAAAGAGGGTTACGAGTTTTATAAGATGTCTGCCGAACAGGCCAAAGAAGAAGACGTCAAAGCTGCTTTACTATTCTTGGCTGAAGAAGAAAAACAGCATCAGGACTGGTTATGCTCGCTGTATCAGGATATTAATGAAAAGCGTGATGTTCGCATTGATTATAGCAAGCTTGAAGTCCCTGAGAAGACCAAGCAAATCTTTAGCTGGAAAAATGTATCTCCAGAAAGTGGTTCACTAGCTGTTTCAGTGTTTGGAATTGGTGTAACAATGGAGAAAAACGCGATTGATTACTATTATAAGGCAATGAAGGAAACAGAATTGCCAGAGGCAAAGGCGTTATATGAAAAGCTGATTGTTTGGGAATCTGAGCATCTAGATTTGTTCCAAAAAAACTACGACTTACTAAAAGAAGATTGGTGGGAAAGACAGCGGTTCTCCCCAGCTTAA
- a CDS encoding GMC family oxidoreductase yields MSTLKWKYSDEQVDVVIVGAGAAGGVLARRLSEAKLKVVVIEAGPTRDPQKDFASDELAMKRLAWNDTRIVTGDNPLCMGSNNSGRGVGGGTVHFTGVFLRFHESDFRTKSEDGVGEDWPISYVDLEPYYDKVERDIAVSGPKFFPWGSFNGPYPYPEREPLSPNSYMFMNGAAKLGIETSVAPLAILSAPFEGRPPCINRGFCNQGCMPNAKFSTLIHHIPKAKTAGAIVLDNSTVTEIMSDQTGRVTGVRFVYHGKEYIQKAKVVILSAFAVESPRLLLHSATEQHPNGLANSSGWVGHGIMPHSSHDVYAKFADEIRLYKGTPVLATTQEFYETDAKRGFARGYSIHAHGARPLGIAGELASRAGIWGKQLHDTMLDYNYYGRLTLVGEVLPNYDNCVTLANEMDNYDVSLAKINFSYGDNDLKLIDHAVKKMSDILFAAGGGVEYVTPDSAHLMGGCRMGANPSTSVVNEFCQSHDIDNLFICDASVFVTSAGLNPTETVMALAERTADYIIHEYS; encoded by the coding sequence ATGAGTACATTAAAGTGGAAATATAGTGATGAACAGGTTGATGTAGTAATTGTTGGTGCTGGTGCCGCAGGCGGTGTGTTAGCTAGGAGACTGTCAGAGGCAAAGCTTAAGGTTGTTGTCATAGAAGCTGGTCCAACAAGGGACCCTCAGAAGGATTTCGCCTCTGATGAACTAGCTATGAAACGTTTAGCATGGAATGATACTCGCATCGTCACTGGAGATAACCCCTTATGTATGGGTTCTAATAACTCTGGAAGAGGCGTTGGTGGTGGAACAGTCCATTTCACTGGAGTGTTTTTGCGGTTTCACGAATCAGATTTTCGGACTAAATCTGAAGACGGCGTTGGTGAAGACTGGCCTATTTCTTATGTAGATTTGGAGCCTTATTACGACAAAGTTGAACGTGATATTGCTGTTTCTGGTCCGAAATTCTTTCCTTGGGGTAGCTTCAACGGACCGTATCCCTATCCAGAGCGCGAGCCCCTTAGCCCTAATTCCTATATGTTTATGAATGGGGCAGCAAAGCTTGGTATTGAAACATCTGTAGCTCCACTGGCTATTTTATCAGCTCCATTTGAAGGTCGACCGCCTTGTATTAACCGTGGTTTTTGTAACCAGGGCTGTATGCCTAATGCTAAGTTCAGCACACTTATTCACCATATACCGAAAGCTAAGACTGCTGGTGCGATTGTACTGGACAACTCTACAGTAACGGAGATTATGTCTGACCAAACTGGTCGAGTCACTGGTGTGCGCTTTGTTTACCATGGCAAGGAATATATTCAAAAGGCTAAGGTTGTAATTCTATCCGCCTTTGCAGTCGAGTCACCTAGACTCTTACTACATTCAGCCACAGAGCAGCATCCTAACGGACTTGCTAATAGTAGCGGCTGGGTTGGTCATGGAATCATGCCCCATAGTAGTCATGATGTATATGCTAAATTCGCCGACGAAATCCGACTATATAAAGGCACACCTGTCTTAGCAACTACACAGGAGTTCTATGAGACTGATGCAAAACGTGGATTTGCTAGGGGCTATTCAATTCACGCCCATGGTGCTAGACCCTTAGGAATTGCTGGCGAACTGGCATCACGTGCTGGAATCTGGGGTAAACAGCTACACGATACAATGCTTGATTATAACTATTATGGGCGCTTAACCTTAGTCGGTGAAGTACTCCCAAATTACGATAACTGTGTAACTCTCGCTAACGAGATGGATAATTACGATGTATCGTTAGCTAAGATTAATTTTAGCTACGGAGACAACGATTTGAAGTTAATAGACCACGCTGTCAAGAAGATGAGCGATATCTTATTTGCTGCTGGCGGCGGTGTTGAATATGTGACACCTGACTCTGCTCACCTTATGGGTGGTTGTCGCATGGGAGCAAACCCAAGCACATCAGTGGTGAACGAATTCTGTCAAAGTCACGATATCGATAATTTGTTCATATGTGATGCCAGTGTATTCGTTACTTCAGCTGGACTTAATCCTACTGAAACTGTTATGGCTCTTGCAGAAAGAACAGCAGACTATATTATACATGAATACAGCTAA
- a CDS encoding gluconate 2-dehydrogenase subunit 3 family protein: protein MTDDYVQQETKKVTHYPKYHVLEQQDYWDPHTRDIVLGRLEYSYTTNYLTLAEVELLKRVCAHLIHDKNEEILYFIIRHIDSTLSSQIGENQRQEGIPSAKDLIRHGLELLNSATKRYNSMRFIESNADAQLAVLEELAKGNINEWDIRLQQAFFKKLLSLTVDAYYSHPVVWSAIGYGGPAYPRGYVRAGLGQLDPWEAQTE, encoded by the coding sequence ATGACAGATGATTATGTGCAACAAGAAACTAAAAAAGTAACACACTACCCAAAGTATCATGTGCTTGAGCAGCAGGATTATTGGGACCCCCATACTCGGGATATTGTATTGGGTAGATTAGAATATTCATACACTACGAATTACTTGACTCTGGCAGAAGTAGAATTATTAAAGCGTGTCTGTGCTCACTTAATTCACGATAAAAACGAGGAAATCTTATACTTTATAATCCGACACATTGACTCTACTCTATCGAGCCAAATTGGCGAAAATCAACGTCAAGAGGGGATTCCTAGTGCTAAGGATTTAATAAGACACGGATTAGAACTTTTAAACTCTGCTACAAAAAGATATAATTCTATGCGCTTTATTGAATCGAATGCAGATGCCCAGCTTGCAGTGCTTGAAGAACTCGCTAAGGGAAACATAAATGAATGGGATATCCGTTTGCAGCAAGCTTTTTTTAAGAAGCTATTATCTTTAACCGTTGACGCATATTATTCCCATCCAGTCGTCTGGTCAGCAATAGGCTATGGTGGTCCCGCCTATCCTAGGGGCTACGTGCGAGCAGGCCTTGGACAGCTTGATCCATGGGAGGCGCAAACAGAATGA
- a CDS encoding zinc ribbon domain-containing protein codes for MPIFDLRCKECKQEYQVRASYEERQDAQCPSCSSTKKEPVFKANIKGPVSPKGTGAGGCPSAGGCPGASSFG; via the coding sequence ATGCCAATCTTTGATTTGCGTTGCAAAGAATGCAAGCAGGAATATCAAGTGCGTGCCTCATATGAGGAAAGGCAAGATGCACAGTGTCCAAGCTGCTCAAGTACGAAAAAAGAGCCTGTATTTAAGGCTAATATAAAAGGGCCAGTCAGTCCAAAGGGGACTGGAGCAGGAGGCTGTCCGTCGGCTGGAGGGTGTCCAGGGGCATCTAGTTTTGGTTGA
- a CDS encoding lysylphosphatidylglycerol synthase transmembrane domain-containing protein, protein MKKLMLTLLGLILIALLLWQSDFREITSSLASVSKDMLLFACFLQIITIYLICLQWQLIAKKMGCIIPFKNIFHINMAGTFVESVTPAAKAGGEAAKVVLLKPHLNNSTSQALALVGLQKTISMVCFLFLCIVSLSWFLLTFSDFGTESVALIIGLLFIIAFVALLGAFIKKPMLIHSLVAYLPVKESFKDRICTSMTTIDATIKSALKDKYVLTSQLILSTFIWLFFAVKSYYIALSLQVDIGFIAIAVITYLTYMVAMVPITPGGLGTFEGSMVLLLAPLGVALHEALLLALIIRFVTFWFVFAVSALYLGGQQLLKSFD, encoded by the coding sequence TTGAAGAAGCTAATGCTTACGCTTCTCGGGTTAATATTAATAGCACTGCTTCTGTGGCAAAGTGATTTTCGCGAAATCACCTCAAGCCTTGCATCAGTAAGTAAAGATATGCTTTTATTTGCTTGTTTTTTACAAATAATCACTATCTACCTAATCTGCTTACAATGGCAATTAATTGCTAAAAAGATGGGTTGTATAATTCCTTTTAAAAATATCTTTCATATCAACATGGCGGGCACTTTTGTTGAAAGTGTCACACCAGCTGCGAAGGCTGGTGGTGAAGCCGCTAAGGTTGTTCTCCTAAAACCACACCTTAACAACTCCACTAGCCAAGCGCTTGCGCTCGTTGGTTTGCAGAAAACCATAAGCATGGTCTGCTTTTTATTCCTTTGTATTGTTTCCTTATCCTGGTTTTTATTGACATTTAGCGATTTTGGCACCGAGAGTGTGGCATTAATTATTGGTCTTTTATTTATTATTGCCTTTGTTGCCTTATTAGGTGCTTTCATAAAGAAGCCTATGCTAATACACAGCTTGGTAGCTTATCTACCTGTGAAGGAGTCTTTTAAGGACAGAATCTGTACTAGTATGACTACCATTGATGCTACCATTAAAAGTGCCTTAAAAGATAAATATGTTTTGACATCGCAGCTAATATTATCAACATTTATTTGGCTGTTTTTTGCCGTTAAGTCATATTATATTGCACTCTCTCTACAGGTTGATATCGGATTTATCGCTATTGCCGTCATTACATATTTGACCTATATGGTTGCTATGGTTCCTATAACCCCAGGTGGACTTGGCACCTTTGAAGGTAGTATGGTACTGTTATTAGCTCCCTTAGGGGTTGCCTTACATGAGGCTCTATTGTTAGCACTTATTATCCGCTTTGTGACATTCTGGTTTGTATTCGCAGTAAGTGCTTTGTACCTCGGGGGACAGCAACTATTGAAATCTTTTGACTAA